The following are encoded in a window of Plasmodium cynomolgi strain B DNA, chromosome 4, whole genome shotgun sequence genomic DNA:
- a CDS encoding serine-repeat antigen (SERA;~putative) — protein sequence MKSRICALLLIGLALANGGARCAQTGNGGPSASSNPGGPSPDNAAGQSPSTGSGGDVSSTGSSSSNSGAGGGSDPAAEASRADGSPSPQENNLNIPSPVPQPSNIPSAASAPSAPNAASDASASSAASADPPEAAPAPAITTNPIEVKSSLLKDQKGLKITGPCKSFFQVYLVPYLYMNVNAERSEIEMEPLFMKVDNRIKFEKEKHLLQNICADNKTFKLVLYIYEGELTIKWKVYPPKGESTNDKMVDIRKYKMKDIGQPITSMQVMVMTEKHKTIYVESKNFSVMNDIPEKCDAIANECFMSGVLDIQKCYHCTLLLQKKESAQECFNFVSPEIRSRFDDIQAKGEDEENPNEVELEGTIDKIFIKIYKKGENHYKEVDQLAIMDSSFKSELLKYCSLMKETDSSGALDNHELGNAEEVFAHITTMLQSNSDLNVYSLKNKLKNPAICLKKVGHWIGSKTGLVLPILEHSSVHDSANTYVETEGSTSNSATTQSADVHLLHVSDKLFCNADYCDWTKDTSSCIAKIEAQDQGDCATSWLFASKVHLETIKCVKGYEHVPSSALYVANCSSKEAKDKCQAASNPLEFLNILEETKFLPAESDLPYSYKAVNNVCPEPKSHWQNLWENVKLLDKQYQPNSVSTKGYTAYQSDHFKGNMDAFIKLVKSEVMNKGSVIAYVKAQGVMSYDLNGKKVLSLCGGETPDLAVNIVGYGNYINGEGVKKSYWLLQNSWGKHWGDKGYFKVDMHGPDHCQKNFIHTAAVFNVDIPVVIPAPNSDPEINNYYLKKSPDFFSNFYFNKLEAESEGNSGGAKSASNNLTVQGQEGSTEESTSVQQSQNGGGESGQSAARGADGQGQSEAVAQVQEGGAVVSSQPQADTIPALPTNGVPSAEASGQQNGEAGQSVSNTLTETQNSSVTTETTEQTTQQNTQQTAQVPSAQSARAPLSTLTGSTGVIVTEVKEALHFLKNVKNGKVKSNFVSYDNADALGDEKVCSRAFSTDVDKQAECIEFCEKNWGACKGKVSPGYCLTKKRGSNDCFFCFV from the exons ATGAAGTCTCGCATCTGTGCCCTTCTGCTAATAG GTCTTGCGTTGGCAAATGGGGGAGCACGATGCGCCCAAACGGGGAATGGGGGGCCTTCTGCAAGTAGTAATCCAGGAGGTCCATCCCCAGATAATGCAGCAGGTCAATCCCCAAGTACAGGCAGTGGAGGAGATGTAAGTTCTACAGGTTCTTCCAGCAGTAATTCAGGTGCAGGAGGAGGTAGCGATCCGGCAGCAGAAGCATCTCGTGCAGATGGGTCACCATCACCTCAAGAGAATAATCTGAATATACCCTCTCCTGTGCCTCAACCATCAAATATTCCCAGTGCTGCTAGTGCTCCTAGTGCTCCTAATGCTGCTAGTGATGCTAGTGCCTCCAGTGCTGCTAGTGCAGATCCCCCAGAGGCTGCCCCTGCCCCTGCGATCACCACAAATCCCATTGAGGTAAAATCGTCCTTGTTGAAGGACCAAAAAGGGCTCAAAATAACAGGTCCATGCAAGTCCTTCTTTCAAGTATACCTCGTACCCTATCTCTACATGAACGTTAACGCAGAAAGAAGCGAAATTGAGATGGAGCCATTATTCATGAAGGTGGACAATAGGATCAAATTtgagaaggagaaacacCTCCTGCAGAATATCTGTGCTGataataaaacatttaagCTTGTCTTGTACATTTACGAGGGAGAGCTAACCATTAAGTGGAAGGTCTATCCTCCCAAAGGAGAATCAA CTAACGATAAAATGGTGGATATTAgaaagtacaaaatgaaggacatCGGCCAGCCTATCACTTCCATGCAAGTGATGGTGATGACTGAAAAGCATAAGACCATTTACGTGGAGAGCAAAAATTTCTCCGTCATGAATGATATCCCAG agaAATGTGACGCTATTGCCAACGAGTGCTTCATGAGCGGTGTATTGGACATCCAGAAGTGCTACCACTGCACACTGCTTCtacagaagaaggagagcgCTCAGGAATGCTTCAATTTTGTGTCCCCCGAGATTAGAAGCAGATTTGATGATATACAAGCGAAGGGAGAAGACGAGGAGAACCCCAACGAAGTGGAACTGGAAGGAACAattgataaaatattcatcaaaatttacaaaaagggagaaaatcaTTACAAGGAGGTGGATCAGCTAGCCATTATGGATTCTTCTTTTAAGTCCGAACTGTTGAAGTACTGCTCATTAATGAAGGAAACAGACTCAAGCGGTGCGCTGGACAATCACGAGCTGGGCAACGCTGAGGAGGTATTCGCACACATAACGACCATGCTGCAGAGCAACAGCGATCTTAATGTGTATTCACTAAAGAACAAGCTTAAAAATCCAGCCATATGTTTGAAGAAAGTTGGTCACTGGATTGGAAGCAAAACGGGATTGGTACTTCCCATCCTGGAGCATAGCAGCGTGCATGATAGCGCGAACACCTATGTTGAAACCGAAGGCAGCACTTCCAATTCGGCCACCACCCAGAGTGCAGATGTGCATCTCTTACACGTATCAGATAAGCTGTTTTGCAATGCGGACTATTGCGATTGGACGAAGGACACCAGCAGCTGCATCGCAAAGATTGAGGCTCAGGACCAAGGAGACTGCGCCACGTCTTGGCTGTTCGCCTCGAAGGTGCACCTGGAAACGATAAAGTGTGTGAAGGGCTACGAACACGTCCCAAGTTCTGCTCTCTACGTGGCTAACTGTTCCAGTAAAGAAGCGAAGGACAAGTGTCAAGCTGCGTCTAACCCGCTAGAATTTTTGAACATCCTGGAGGAGACCAAATTTTTGCCAGCCGAGTCGGACCTTCCATACTCTTACAAAGCGGTGAATAACGTCTGCCCGGAGCCGAAGAGTCACTGGCAAAACTTAtgggaaaatgtgaagctCCTAGACAAGCAGTATCAACCCAACTCGGTAAGCACCAAGGGGTACACCGCCTACCAGAGTGACCACTTCAAAGGCAACATGGATGCTTTTATTAAGTTGGTAAAATCAGAAGTGATGAACAAAGGATCCGTTATCGCGTATGTGAAGGCACAAGGAGTGATGTCGTACGACCTGAATGGGAAGAAGGTGCTCTCTTTGTGTGGAGGTGAAACGCCCGACCTCGCTGTCAACATAGTAGGCTATGGTAACTACATAAACGGGGAAGGAGTGAAAAAGTCTTACTGGTTACTACAAAACAGTTGGGGTAAGCACTGGGGAGACAAGGGATACTTTAAAGTGGACATGCATGGACCGGATCACTGCCAGAAGAACTTCATCCACACCGCTGCTGTCTTCAACGTGGACATCCCCGTGGTAATCCCCGCACCGAATAGCGACCCAGAAATAAATAACTACTACTTGAAGAAATCCCCCGATTTTTTCAgtaacttttattttaataaactcGAGGCGGAAAGTGAAGGCAATTCTGGCGGTGCAAAAAGTGCTAGCAACAATTTGACGGTCCAGGGGCAAGAAGGGTCAACTGAAGAATCTACGAGCGTACAACaatcacaaaatggaggtggTGAATCAGGCCAATCAGCAGCAAGAGGTGCGGATGGACAAGGACAATCAGAGGCTGTAGCACAAGTACAAGAAGGAGGCGCAGTTGTTTCAAGCCAACCACAAGCAGATACCATCCCTGCCTTACCCACTAATGGAGTTCCATCTGCAGAGGCATCTgggcaacaaaatggagaagcggGACAATCAGTATCGAATACATTAACAGAAACGCAAAATTCATCCGTGACTACGGAAACTACAGAGCAAACCACTCAACAAAACACTCAGCAAACGGCGCAGGTACCATCAGCACAATCCGCCAGGGCGCCCCTCTCAACGTTGACGGGTAGCACAGGAGTTATCGTGACTGAAGTAAAGGAAGCTCTCCATTTCTTGAAGAACGTGAAGAatggaaaagtaaaaagtaaTTTCGTGTCATACGATAATGCAGATGCCTTGGGCGATGAAAAAGTTTGCTCCAGAGCTTTCTCCACAGATGTCGATAAACAAGCGGAGTGCATCGAATTTTGTGAAAAGAATTGGGGTGCATGCAAAGGCAAGGTGTCTCCTGGATACTGCTTAACGAAGAAGAGAGGAAGCAACGATTGCTTCTTCTGTTTCGTGTAA
- a CDS encoding serine-repeat antigen (SERA;~putative) produces the protein MRLPIFFLLTLYWLCTEGVVKCESQEGSTSHTGDSTDGDSQKNSEGGDAPSPPNSGGEEGESQDRSPAQEEPQDPQELPPQPESPPQPESPPQQDGVTHSVSQDQAHNPGTSEVPPSTESNLIDTGISTNGSPPLAASAPGGDNPIQDEAQASLKPIQVKSALLKDQKGIKITGPCDATFQVFLVPYLYIDVNAKNTDIEMDPMFTKVDDKIKFEQDKYRLLNICGEGKTFKLVVFMHEDVLTIKWKVYPPKGVTASDKTLDVRKYKMRDIGRPITSIQVLVTSKNDKTLLVESKNYSVMEEIPEKCDAIANDCFMSGVLDIQKCYHCTLLLQKKKNAEECFKFVSPEIKNRFDDIQVKGEDEQDPNEVELEQSIHNILDKMYNKVEGGKHEVNHLAILDATFKEELLKYCDLMKEMDISGVLENYEMGNTDDVFAHIANMLEKNGNYAVTLLPNKMKNVAICLKNPDEWVDGKTGLLLPKLAFPHLVHKNVQDGSNSVETTVDGTPAFKEDEDGIIDLTTLDCVDVHPSVLADKLHCNDEYCDRWKDSSSCMAKIEAGDQGDCATSWLFASKVHLETIKCVKGYEHVPSSALYVANCSSKEAKDKCQAASNPLEFLNTLEETKFLPAESDLPYSYKAVNNVCPEPKSHWQNLWENVKLLDKQYQPNSVSTKGYTAYQSDHFKGNMDAFIKLVKSEVMNKGSAIAYVKAQGVMKYDLNGLDVHSLCGGEKPDLAVNIVGYGNYITEEGQKKSYWLLRNSWGKYWGDDGNFKVDMHGPPGCQQNFIHTAAVFNLDIPLATHPINKDPEINDYYLKNSPDYYDNLYYKKFQENGATGGVSKECVQGASTVYGQEDDQKEITEEERKVADSKDTQPTGEVAAGSLSSGSTQTRADSGQEAGTEIGTADGGSTPVVNPNEQTGGLTAGTGALPQTPAPNVETVLPTPPPPIGPPAAPAAPAPNGPHTPSESPAPTVQNEPTVQTAEPVPGAPTNSTSATVESEVKEVLQILKHIKNGKVKVGLVTYDTEKRIGAEKVCSRAYAVDHEKQEECVEFCEANWDACKSTVSPGYCLTKKRGSNDCFFCFV, from the exons ATGAGGCTCCCCATCTTCTTCCTGCTGACtttat ATTGGCTCTGCACCGAAGGTGTGGTCAAATGTGAATCACAGGAGGGAAGCACATCGCACACAGGCGATTCCACAGATGGGGATTCCCAAAAGAATTCAGAGGGAGGTGACGCTCCCTCACCACCCAATTcaggaggagaggaaggtGAATCACAAGATAGAAGCCCTGCTCAAGAGGAACCACAAGATCCACAGGAATTACCACCTCAACCGGAATCACCACCTCAACCGGAATCACCACCTCAACAGGATGGTGTAACCCACAGTGTTTCACAAGACCAAGCACATAACCCTGGCACATCGGAAGTACCCCCTTCAACTGAGTCCAACCTCATTGATACAGGCATTAGTACTAATGGAAGTCCCCCACTTGCAGCCTCCGCACCAGGGGGTGATAATCCCATACAGGATGAAGCCCAAGCTTCTTTGAAGCCCATTCAAGTAAAGTCAGCTCTGTTGAAGGACCAGAAGGGAATAAAGATTACCGGACCTTGTGACGCAACCTTTCAGGTTTTCCTCGTACCATACTTGTACATCGATGTCAATGCTAAAAATACGGACATAGAAATGGACCCCATGTTCACCAAGGTGGATGATAAAATCAAATTTGAACAAGACAAATATCGCCTGCTCAACATTTGTGGTGAGGGAAAAACCTTCAAGCTAGTTGTATTCATGCACGAGGATGTTTTGACTATAAAATGGAAGGTGTACCCTCCCAAGGGGGTGACAG CATCGGACAAGACGCTGGACGTGAGAAAGTACAAAATGAGGGACATCGGCAGGCCGATCACCTCCATACAAGTGTTGGTTACCtccaaaaatgacaaaacaCTTCTGGTCGAAAGCAAAAATTACTCAGTGATGGAAGAGATACCAG agaAATGTGACGCGATTGCCAACGATTGCTTCATGAGCGGTGTATTGGATATCCAAAAGTGTTACCACTGCACACTGCTActgcagaagaagaagaacgcTGAGGAAtgcttcaaatttgtgtCCCCCGAAATTAAAAACCGATTTGACGATATACAAGTGAAGGGAGAAGACGAACAAGATCCAAACGAAGTAGAACTGGAACAATCTATTCATAACATTTTGGACAAAATGTACAATAAGGTGGAAGGAGGAAAACATGAGGTTAACCATTTGGCCATCTTAGATGCCACCTTCAAGGAAGAACTGCTAAAGTATTGTGACCTGATGAAGGAGATGGATATCAGTGGGGTGCTCGAAAACTACGAGATGGGTAATACAGATGATGTGTTTGCCCACATAGCAAACATGCTAGAGAAGAATGGTAATTATGCCGTCACTTTGTTgccaaataaaatgaagaacgtggctatttgtttaaaaaatccaGACGAGTGGGTGGATGGCAAAACCGGGCTGTTGCTTCCCAAGTTAGCGTTTCCCCACTTGGTCCATAAGAACGTGCAGGATGGCTCCAACTCGGTAGAGACAACTGTAGATGGAACGCCTGCCTTTAAAGAAGACGAGGATGGAATCATCGATTTGACAACTCTGGACTGTGTAGATGTGCACCCCAGTGTGCTCGCGGATAAGCTACACTGCAACGATGAGTACTGCGACAGGTGGAAGGATTCAAGCAGCTGTATGGCGAAGATTGAGGCGGGGGACCAGGGAGACTGCGCTACGTCATGGCTGTTTGCCTCGAAGGTGCACCTGGAAACGATCAAGTGTGTGAAGGGTTACGAACACGTCCCAAGTTCTGCTCTCTATGTGGCTAACTGTTCCAGTAAAGAAGCGAAGGACAAGTGTCAAGCTGCGTCGAATCCGCTAGAGTTTTTGAACACCCTGGAGGAGACCAAATTTTTGCCAGCCGAGTCGGACCTTCCATACTCTTACAAAGCGGTGAATAACGTCTGTCCCGAGCCGAAGAGTCACTGGCAAAACTTAtgggaaaatgtgaagctCCTAGACAAGCAGTACCAACCCAACTCGGTGAGCACCAAGGGGTACACCGCTTACCAGAGTGACCACTTCAAAGGCAACATGGATGCTTTTATTAAGTTGGTAAAATCAGAAGTGATGAACAAAGGATCCGCAATCGCGTATGTGAAGGCACAAGGAGTGATGAAGTACGACTTGAACGGCTTGGATGTGCATAGCTTGTGTGGTGGTGAAAAACCCGATCTCGCTGTGAACATAGTAGGCTATGGCAACTACATCACCGAGGAGGGACAGAAGAAATCCTACTGGTTGCTACGAAACAGTTGGGGAAAATACTGGGGAGATGATGGCAACTTCAAGGTCGACATGCATGGTCCTCCTGGATGCCAACAGAACTTCATCCACACCGCCGCTGTCTTCAACTTGGACATACCTCTAGCCACACACCCCATCAACAAGGACCCAGAAATAAATGACTACTATTTGAAGAATTCGCCTGATTATTATGACAATTTGTATTATAAGAAGTTTCAGGAAAATGGCGCTACGGGGGGAGTCAGCAAGGAGTGCGTGCAGGGAGCCTCCACTGTGTATGGACAAGAGGATGATCAAAAAGAGATTACTgaagaggaaagaaaagtgGCAGATAGTAAGGATACCCAACCAACAGGTGAAGTCGCAGCAGGTTCACTCTCTTCAGGATCAACTCAGACAAGAGCGGACTCAGGACAGGAAGCAGGAACAGAAATAGGAACTGCTGATGGAGGATCAACGCCGGTCGTAAATCCAAACGAACAAACGGGAGGACTCACCGCAGGCACAGGAGCATTGCCACAGACACCCGCACCAAACGTAGAAACCGTACTACCCACACCACCCCCACCAATCGGACCACCCGCAGCTCCCGCAGCACCCGCACCAAACGGACCACACACACCAAGCGAATCACCCGCACCAACCGTACAAAACGAACCAACCGTACAAACCGCAGAACCCGTACCTGGCGCCCCGACTAACAGCACCTCAGCCACCGTCGAGTCCGAGGTTAAGGAAGTCCTTCAAATTCTGAAGCATATTAAAAACGGCAAGGTAAAGGTAGGGCTAGTCACATACGACACGGAGAAGCGGATTGGCGCGGAGAAGGTTTGCTCTAGAGCGTATGCCGTGGACCATGAGAAGCAAGAAGAGTGCGTTGAGTTTTGTGAAGCGAACTGGGATGCATGCAAAAGTACAGTGTCTCCTGGGTACTGCTTAACGAAGAAGAGAGGAAGTAATGACTGCTTCTTTTGCTTTGTGTGA